In a single window of the Nicotiana tomentosiformis chromosome 10, ASM39032v3, whole genome shotgun sequence genome:
- the LOC104109301 gene encoding uncharacterized protein, whose product MKVDLEDRFSLNVSDSKLKRVKRMILEKLEGSYLDEYNKLEAYAQELRETNSGIDVVIQISKDAMEEGKRRFLRMYVCFQALKSGFKAGLRPFIGIDGTFLKGKCQGILLVVVAQDSCKHVYPLSWAVVDKETKRIWQWFMENLKASFDLKDGEGYTFMSDMQKIWLFGTSRVPRGT is encoded by the exons ATGAAGGTTGATTTAGAGGATAGATTTAGTTTGAATGTGAGTGATTCAAAGTTAAAAAGGGTGAAGAGAATGATTTTAGAGAAATTGGAGGGCAGTTACTTGGATGAGTACAACAAGTTGGAGGCATATGCTCAAGAGTTGAGAGAAACCAATTCTGGTATCGATGTGGTGATACAAATATCCAAGGATGCGATGGAGGAAGGTAAGAGAAGGTTTTTGAGGATGTATGTCTGCTTCCAGGCTCTCAAGAGTGGATTCAAAGCAGGTTTGAGACCTTTTATAGGTATAGATGGAACCTTTTTAAAAGGCAAATGCCAAGGAATATTGTTAGTTGTTGTTGCTCAAGATTCTTGCAAGCATGTGTATCCACTATCTTGGGCTGTGGTGGATAAGGAAACAAAAAGAATATGGCAGTGGTTCATGGAGAACTTGAAGGCTTCTTTTGACTTGAAAGATGGTGAAGGGTATACATTCATGTCAGATATGCAGAAG ATCTGGTTATTTGGTACCAGCAGAGTCCCGAGAGGTACTTAG
- the LOC138899899 gene encoding uncharacterized mitochondrial protein AtMg00860-like gives MVSSEGNKVDPKKIEAVRNWPRPTSAIKIRSSLGLVGYYRRFVEEFSTISAPLPKLTQKGALLKWSNKCKDSFSMLKTTLTAAPILVLPTGSASYTMYIDASHIGLGALLIQDGGVVAYASRQLKVHEKNTMCMIWI, from the coding sequence ATGGTATCTTCCGAGGGTaacaaggtggatcctaagaagattgaggcagttcggaattggcctagacccacttcagctataAAGATTCGAAGCTCTTTAGGTTTGGTGGGCTATTATCGGCGGTTTGTGGAGGAGTTTTCAACTATCTCTGCCCCATTGCCCAAGTTAACTCAAAAGGGCGCTCTTTTAAAATGGTCCAACAAGTGTAAAGATAGCTTTTCGATGCTCAAGACCACCTTGACTgcagccccaatattggtgttgcccacaggttcagcaTCTTACACTATGTATATTGATGCATCGCATATTGGACTTGGCGCGTTATTGATACAGGATGGTGGGGTGGTTGCCTACGCATCTCGTcagttgaaggtccatgagaagaacACCATGTGCATGATTTGGATTTAA